The Halobacterium litoreum genome includes a region encoding these proteins:
- a CDS encoding right-handed parallel beta-helix repeat-containing protein → MNRLALVLVAVVVLAGVPAPAATATDASAPTYVTGDVNEDTTWSADDGPYFVTDDVTVARGATLTVEPGTTVNVGGEVTLTVRGSLHAAGTAASPVAFTTAKPNPGPGTWDAIRYEGGADSTLRLANTTVEYGVTGVEVASSQGRVVVDDATIRAHVRTGVETVGVDAVPSIRVTDSRFADIGYAGVLVRAAGTNPYVESARGVAVRDTAFERTGRHGVAVWARQIRGVAVAGGSVTGVAESGVVLDTSRAATQPSAATDRGLSNVAVRGVSVTGVGGDGVHVTGGELDDVAVSGNQIRDVDGAGVNVSRALDVDDSRIAGNVVENARTGVSVAVSKPSGALQDFSLTVADNELRGNDRDGLRVTTAYVLADEFAVTGNELADNGRHGAYVATPVFDETVVADNVVRENGASGVVLTGSRVRDVTAADNRFVANDGDGLDVWASGEMSGVRVTGNDAFDNAHVGVSLDHHATGARAVTVDNNTIAGNRYGVRYAGPTAVSASNNTVAFNTRSGRDGSVADVGPSTGVVFEDVSANVTFRDNDVYGHVVGLRSESDGSVVAEDNYWGAESGPFHATLNPDGDGNAVEPARGKAAVVPFDESPHRDLLERPTVALAANRTTVAPGNAVAFSAAESSDDAGVESYHFVVDGTQLPARETPTLVEAFETNGTHEVRVVVEDAQGVESARAARVEVTVDPNRTESDTGDETTTPDDGDGNATTTTTTTAPTTQAPAQSGGGGPGLLGGLFSVWGLLGLLVYVVALAVGGYATNEVLNGRRPPVKGRFIHVIAGVAVGIWLLGSVLGPGSLLLVGAGGAGVWAAATGALFVLATR, encoded by the coding sequence GTGAACCGTCTCGCGCTCGTCCTCGTCGCTGTCGTCGTCCTCGCCGGCGTGCCCGCGCCCGCGGCGACAGCGACCGACGCGTCGGCGCCCACCTACGTCACGGGCGACGTGAACGAGGACACGACGTGGAGCGCCGACGACGGCCCGTACTTCGTCACCGACGACGTGACCGTCGCCCGCGGTGCGACGCTCACCGTCGAACCCGGCACGACGGTGAACGTCGGCGGCGAAGTGACGCTCACCGTCCGCGGGAGTCTGCATGCGGCCGGAACGGCGGCCAGCCCCGTCGCGTTCACCACCGCGAAGCCGAACCCCGGTCCGGGGACGTGGGACGCGATTCGCTACGAGGGCGGCGCCGACTCGACGCTCCGCCTCGCCAACACCACCGTCGAGTACGGCGTGACCGGCGTCGAGGTAGCGTCGAGTCAGGGGCGCGTCGTCGTCGACGACGCGACAATTCGAGCGCACGTCCGCACCGGCGTCGAGACCGTGGGCGTCGACGCCGTGCCGTCGATTCGCGTGACCGACAGCCGCTTCGCCGACATCGGGTACGCGGGCGTGTTGGTCCGCGCGGCCGGCACGAACCCGTACGTGGAGTCGGCGCGCGGCGTCGCGGTTCGCGACACGGCCTTCGAGCGTACGGGCCGCCACGGCGTCGCGGTGTGGGCGCGCCAGATTCGCGGCGTCGCTGTCGCGGGCGGGTCCGTCACGGGCGTCGCCGAGTCCGGCGTCGTCCTCGACACGAGTCGGGCGGCCACCCAGCCGAGCGCGGCGACCGACCGCGGGCTCTCGAACGTCGCGGTTCGCGGCGTCTCGGTCACCGGTGTCGGCGGCGACGGCGTCCACGTCACGGGCGGCGAACTCGACGACGTCGCGGTGTCCGGCAACCAGATTCGGGACGTCGATGGCGCGGGCGTCAACGTCTCGCGGGCGCTCGACGTGGACGACTCGCGCATCGCCGGTAACGTCGTGGAGAACGCGCGAACGGGCGTCAGCGTCGCGGTGTCGAAGCCCTCCGGCGCGCTCCAGGACTTCTCGCTGACGGTGGCGGACAACGAACTCCGCGGGAACGACCGCGACGGCCTGCGCGTGACGACGGCGTACGTGCTCGCCGACGAGTTCGCCGTCACCGGGAACGAACTTGCCGACAACGGCCGGCACGGCGCGTACGTCGCGACGCCGGTGTTCGACGAGACGGTCGTCGCGGACAACGTCGTGCGCGAGAACGGCGCGTCCGGCGTCGTCCTCACCGGGAGTCGCGTGCGCGACGTGACGGCGGCCGACAACCGGTTCGTCGCCAACGACGGAGACGGCCTCGACGTGTGGGCGTCCGGGGAGATGAGCGGTGTGCGCGTCACCGGCAACGACGCGTTCGACAACGCGCACGTCGGCGTCTCGCTCGACCACCACGCGACCGGCGCGCGAGCGGTGACTGTCGACAACAACACGATAGCCGGAAACCGCTACGGCGTCCGGTACGCGGGCCCGACCGCGGTGTCGGCGTCGAACAACACCGTCGCGTTCAACACGCGCTCCGGTCGGGACGGCTCCGTCGCGGACGTGGGGCCGTCGACGGGCGTCGTCTTCGAGGACGTCTCCGCGAACGTGACGTTCCGCGACAACGACGTGTACGGGCACGTCGTCGGGCTCCGGAGCGAGTCCGACGGCTCCGTGGTCGCCGAGGACAACTACTGGGGCGCTGAGAGCGGGCCGTTCCACGCGACGCTGAACCCCGACGGCGACGGGAACGCCGTGGAACCGGCGCGCGGGAAGGCCGCCGTCGTACCGTTCGACGAGAGCCCGCACCGCGACCTGCTCGAACGCCCGACGGTGGCGCTCGCCGCGAACCGGACGACCGTCGCGCCGGGCAACGCGGTGGCGTTCTCGGCGGCCGAGTCGAGCGACGACGCCGGCGTCGAGTCGTACCACTTCGTCGTGGACGGCACGCAACTCCCGGCGCGCGAGACGCCGACGCTCGTGGAGGCCTTCGAGACGAACGGCACCCACGAGGTGCGCGTCGTCGTGGAGGACGCACAGGGCGTCGAGAGCGCGCGAGCAGCGCGCGTCGAGGTGACTGTCGACCCGAACCGGACCGAGTCCGACACCGGCGACGAGACGACCACGCCGGACGACGGTGACGGGAACGCCACGACCACCACGACCACCACGGCACCGACGACGCAGGCGCCGGCCCAGAGCGGTGGCGGCGGACCGGGACTGCTCGGCGGCCTGTTCTCCGTGTGGGGGCTGCTCGGGTTGCTCGTCTATGTCGTCGCGCTCGCCGTCGGCGGGTACGCCACGAACGAAGTGCTGAACGGCCGACGGCCGCCCGTGAAGGGGCGTTTCATCCACGTCATCGCGGGCGTCGCGGTGGGGATTTGGCTCCTCGGAAGCGTGCTCGGGCCCGGGTCGCTGCTCCTCGTCGGTGCGGGCGGCGCCGGCGTCTGGGCGGCCGCGACGGGCGCGCTGTTCGTGCTCGCGACGCGGTGA